AGTGGTAACAGTAGGGCGTCTGTTTTGCTGAAGGCCTTTAAACAACTAACGTAGGTTTACGACCTTGTGTGGGATGACATCTGATGCAGAAGATAATTACACCTTTGCAGATAGCTGACTATAAATCTAATTGGTTTCCTGGGCATAGTGTTCAGGTAGATATGGATGGGGTAAGGATTTTTGTAAAACGCATTTTGAACAACACGCGTGGTCTTTTTCTAAACATACTGAGCCAGACGATAGTCATACATTCTATTTCGAAGACAAGTTTGCTGCAGAAAAATTTACTGCTCAATATAATCAACGGAATCCTCGCTTTCATTCCGTTGATGAACCTCTGTATACAGACGAAGAGTTACAGGAGCAGATTGCGCTTTTTGAACACAAAATTGTTGATATTTCTGCTTTGATTGAAAAACACAAAGCCAATGATGAATTAGAAACTGCAGAAGCATGTGAAAAAATCAAACAAGTTTATGAGAATGAGCTGCATTATGTTCTGACTGGTGAGAGAGTTAAATTGCCTTGGGAAGACGACCTTTTTGCTGATGATTAATCAAAAAGTTAAGTATGAAAGATCGTTTAGTAGTATTTGGATATGATTGGTGAGTAAAAATCGTCAAAATAAGACTACTACTTCATTGGAATTAATGATCGAAAATCACTCCACCATCTAAAAACCAGTGCTACATCCATTTTAATTTGTCTATCCAAGCCTCGACTATCATGACCATCGCTAAAGTATCTAGTTCACAGTATTTTAGCAAAGCCCTCTTCAATTCTTCACGCTCATAATCAGACATGACTTCAAACTGCATTCGAGCATAGGCCATCAACGCAGCACCGCCATTTTTTAATTCGTTATCTTGTGAAAGTAATACAACCTGTTGCTCGAGGTGCTCTTCAAATAGTTTTGGTAGCAGTCCGTATGGGTCTGAAACAAAACCGTCGTCAGAACGTTTTATCCAAGTCTGATGCTTGAAATTCTTACTAGGTATGCCTTTCGCACTACCGTATATTGGCTTGCTGTACTTGGATTGTAAAAAATCAGAACGATTTAATATGCTCGGCAATACATATTTGATTGAATTAGACCCATTGGTACGAGGGTCAAAATAAAACTTTTTAACCACTTCTAGTAAGTCGATCATTGCTCTTTCACCCAGCCAAACGTCTTCAGATTTTTTTGGTGATTGAGTAATGGATTTAATGAATGCGGTTAATTCTTTCGCATCGTGAGGCGGCTTAGCATCGGTTTGAAGCTGCTTGATTATAAGATTAAGGTAAGTATTTTCATGATTTGAATACTTAAATATTGATCCATCATCCTGTGATAATTCTTCTTTAAGAGCTCTCACAAAATCATAGTTAGGAAAATATCCTGGCTCCACATTCAGGAACTCGCCAGCATGTCTTACTGTGCCATCTCTATCCAAGGTGTGATGTGAAAATTGGAATGCAATTCCCTCATATGGCGCGCGATTAGCCCCAAATGGAATGGCAACCATAGTTGTTTCGAAGTCAATAAAATGCAGTGGGTATACCCAGCTATCCATTTCTTGCTTAAGCCCATTAAGATCTAAATATTCGGTGTCATCATTATCTTTTGCTTTCTGAACTTGAAGCCACTGTCTTTCAGAATTGGATAAACCATAAGCTGCTGAAGAAACAGCAATGTCTTCTTCAGTAAGATCGCTTAAGCTTATAATTCCGTCATCAATAAATTTTTGTTTTCCCCTGAAATTCCATAAATCAAAAACAGTTGGTTTTTCAAAAATTGACGGATCCACACCGAGTATTCTATTGAAACATTCTGAGCGGCCATCTTGTTTGCCGATCAATTTATTATCCTTAGTGCACACAAATTCACATTGACCACAATGTGTGCCCAGTTGGGATTGGATTAGTTGTCCATGCTCACATGCAGATGAGAACCTTCGAACCATCTGATCAAAAGTTTCCTCAACTCCAAGTCCATGGTCAGTTGCAGTAAAAATGCCTGTACAAATATTATCTACATTTACCGAAGTTAAAATTTTTGGGTTTAAGTGAGCTTTGAGTATGTTACCTTCTACTTGAACTTTTTTTTGACCATTTACTTCATGTACCCTAAATTTTTGGTTTAAACCTGATGCAGCTATCCTTTTGGATTTATCGGCCAGCATCAAGTTAGCAGCGATCGAGTGGCCTGGGAGCGCACGTGAACAAACCCACTTTTGGAAGGCAACATCATATAGATACTTCTTCCAAATCGAGTTCGGTGCTCCATCTCTTTTTAAAAATTGTGAAGGTTGGTTGCCATCAACTGATTTAGCTTTGACCTCATGAATTTTCATAAGATGGCCTTTTTTTTCCAGAACATCGATGCGAATAAAGCAATTTTCATATTTTATTGCAGCCTCAAATATAGTGATGTTTTCTTTTTTAAGAAGTTCACTAGTTTGGTTCACTGCTTTTGTGGCGTCTAACGTTGCAATATTAACGCCGTCTGGAAAATACTGTTTAGCCAACTCTCCAACTTGAAACCCACCTTCTGCTAGTGCTGCCAGGAAGGTGTCTTCTACTGATTGATTGGCATAATTATTATCTGCCATGTAAAATAATTTGGTCGGACAGGTTAGGGCTGTTATAAACCTACTTTTCGTTAGCCGCATGTTTACACCCTTCCACTTCTGTTTAAAAATCCCTCATTATAATTGACATTCAATTGCACGTGGGTAGCTAGACCTATGACTGTGTAAAAAGGTGAATTAGTAAAGGTGTATTGAACCCTAAGAAATTCTAATTCTTTATTTGTCGCGTTAATGGTTCTTTAACAACTGAGACACAGTTTCTTCTAAATGAGCGACACGCTCTGATAAAGTCGGTCTTCGCCGATCATCCGGGTGGTCATTTCGACTGCCAGCAGGAAGTGAGTCAGTCCAGTGCCCGGTTTCCTTGAGATAAGCTTCGACTGCCCCTGCAATAACTCCGTTACGGCTCTCATTGGGGTTGGCTGCTAAGTAATGTTCGAGGGCATCCATGCGCCTAGCACCTAGCCTAATAGAAATAGGTTTGTCAGTCATATTACTTCACTCCTGTTTGCCAGATGTAACACGTAATTAGAAAAGTAACACAAATTTGTTGTAATACGTCGTACGTGTTACTATATGTGAGTTTAAGCAGAAGAATGAGTCGCAAAATAACTGAGAAGCCAAAATTTTATCATTTTGCGAACGTGTCAGAAGGAAGCAAAATGTACGACATAATCCCGGATATTCATGGACAGGCAGGTAAATTAAGAAGTGCTCTATCATCGCTCGGATATGAGCAGAAGAATGGAGCATGGCGTCATACCGACCCCAAACGAACATGCGTGTTCTTAGGGGATTTTATAGATAGGGGGCCGGACAATGAAGCGGTTATCGACATTGTTCGTTGTATGGTCGATGCGGGTACTGCTTATGCGATAATGGGTAATCATGAGCTCAATGCAGTCCATTTCCATACCAAAGACCCGAAAAGTGGCGAGCCTGCGCGCGCGCACTCTGCTAAAAATCTTAAGCAGCATGCCAGTTTTCTTCAAGAATTTCCGCTGGAAGCCCCTAAAACGACTGAGGTTATTTCATGGATGATGACCTTACCACTTTTTATCGAGTTTGATGCTTTTCGCATTGTTCACGCCTGTTGGAACGAAGCTGTAATAGGTGAGTTGTTGAAAATAACCAAAAATGGCAGGCTGACTGATGAGCAATTTCTCTCAGCTGCTAACAAGAAAAGCCAGCTATTTTCTTTGGTTGAAACGACCACCAAAGGTCCTGAGGCTACGCTCCCGGATGACCATGTTATATATGATAAAGAGGGTCAGGGCCGTTCAGAAGTGCGGTTGCAGTGGTGGAATGGCACTGCTTCTACTTGGAAGGAAATAGCAACCTCGGTTCCGAATTTAGATCAATTGCCAGACAGTAATTTGCCGGCATCAATCAAACAGAGCGTATATCCACCAAATTCTAAGCCAGTTTTCTTTGGTCACTATTGGATGACTGGAAAACCAGTACTTCAAACTAATAATGCCCTTTGTTTAGACTATTCGGCGGGTCGGGAGGGGCCTTTAGTATCTTATCAGTTCGATCCAGTAACGACTTTATTGGATCTTAAAAATATCACCATCCATTCCTGATAGTTCTCAAACAACAACTGAAAGGCTCAACATGTCGAAGAAAAAGAGAATGGAACGCAGGAAAAGCATAGATGATAAACCCGTTTGGGCTGTGGTGTTGCACGACGAATGGGACCACGCAAAGTATATAATCACTGCTACGATGACATACGAGGAAGCTAAAATGGAACTGGCTAAGATAGACACAAAAGATGATACTGAGATAAGCTACCATACAATCGAGCAGATATAAATTTGAGGTACTGTTAAATGGAGGACATCTTACTGAAAACGGGCATCGCAGACTCCCAAGGTATTTATGGGAGCATGCGATATGGTTCTTGGGATTTCATTGACTTCAACGTCATGTTGAACACAGCGCTTCCGGCCTACCCTTAAAATGACACCAAAAACACACTTACGCGCACACCTAAAATATTCCCACTTAAGTCATTGATTATAAGTCAATAATTTACACCTTCTCCATTGAAAATCCTCGTGTCGGTGGTTCGATTCCGCCCCTGGGCACCAATTTTACCAACAATATCAATGACTTAGCCAAGCGCCATGCGCGCTAAAGTTGTGCAATTCAAAAACACACCTTAAACACACTTTTTGTCGTGTTGCTGACTATTTTGACTGTGGAATCACGGTGTTGAACACAGTGTTGGCTGTGGCTGTGTTGCTAACATTGTGTTCGCGGGATTTTGGGCGGACAGGATTGTGGACATTTATAAGTTGATTGACGACTTTTGGCACATAGCGGGTATTCGCCGCCGATGCGGCTAAGATCAGCTTAAAGCCCAAATTTTCTACGGATCTAGATGCAGCTAATAGCTGGTATCTTGCCTGGCGCTCCACTTCATACAGAACAAATGCCCGCTTTCACGTAGTCTTCGCCTTGGAAGGCGGATTTGTCTGCTTAGATATGAAGAACAGGAGTGTTGCTAACGAAAGCACAGCAACCGAGGCAATTGGCAAAGCAACCGGGCCATAAGCTTCGTAAACAGCGCCACCGCCCGCTGCGCCCAGCCCCTGACCTCCAAAAAACGCAGATGCGTTGAGAGCTAGGGCCAGTTGGGCACGTGCGCCCGCTGTCTCCATCAGCCGCGCCTGCAACGGAGCCAAGCAAAGGGCCCAGCCGACACCAAAGAAAATAAACGCCGGGTATGATAGCCAGTAGAAGTGGGGTGCCGCCCAGAGGATCAGAAAACAAACTGCCGTGAAAGCGAGGCCACCAAGGATTGTACCATCGCGCCCAAGCAAACGCACCAAATGGGAGGAAAAGGCATTGCCAATCACTGAAGCGATACCGGCTGCCAATAGGGCCGTTGTCAGCGCTGTGCGTGGTGCCTCCCCCACCTCGATAAGCCAGAATGCGATCATTGCGTAGGTGATGAAGCCGCCGCAGATCAACAAAAGCGTGGTGGCGATGGTCATTGATGTGGCACGGTCAGCCAGGACCGCAAGCATAGCCGTAAATGAGGCTCGAGTGCCGCGTACGCCACCAGAAACGCCAAACACCACGCCAAATGCGGCAACAAAAGCTGCACCTCCCGCCACGAACCAGGCAGCGCGCCAGCCAGCTGCCTCGGCCACAGCACTGGAGATTGGCAGGGCCACCACTAATGATGTTGTGAGCCCGCCAAAAACCACAGACATAGCGGCCGGGCGCTGCGCCTCTGTCACCAGTGATGCCGCAATGACTGAGGCCGTGGGCATCACTGAAGCGGCACCTAGGGCCATAGCTACCCGAGCTGCCATTGCCTGCTCCCAGTTTTGCGCAAATCCAAGTGCCATGCCGCCGCAACCTAGCAAGGCAAGTGAGACAAATAGCACTGCGCGGCGCTCCCAATGGCCGATCAGAACCTGCGCGACCAAGGCCCCAACCGCAAGCGAGAATGAAAAGGCCCATACCAGCGCTGCGACATCCTCTGCCGATACCCCCAGGCCAGATCGCATCTCAACCTGTACCGCGATAATGGCAAGCGAGCCCCAGCTTGCGCAGAACTGACAGAACCCGAGCAGGATGAGAATTGGCCAAGCACGTCCCATAGTTTTTGATCCCTTCGATCGCTACGCGCATGCTGAAGTCTAGTTTTCTCTTGCCGAAAGTCGCTGCACGTTGTTGCTAATTTTATACTATTGCGTATTTTAATGCCCATGCAAGCTTAAAATACTAACGGGTATTTATTTATGAACACAAAAGGAAACAAACCCGCCCGCGGGCGCCCGAAAACCATGAACCGGGATCATGTGCTTAAAATCGCGGTGGAAAGCTATTGGGCAGATGGGCCGACGGGCGTTTCTATAAACGAGATTAGCCGCCGCGCTGGTGTGTCCAAGCCTGGCATTTATCGGGAGTTCGGTAACGAAGATGGGCTGAAACAGGCCGCCCTGATAGCATATCAGGCGACCATCCTGGCGCCATTGGTAGATGTTCTCACGGATGATGTTCCCTTTGGTCAAGCCTTGCAAGCGCTCACTGA
This genomic window from Lentibacter algarum contains:
- a CDS encoding metallophosphoesterase, which encodes MYDIIPDIHGQAGKLRSALSSLGYEQKNGAWRHTDPKRTCVFLGDFIDRGPDNEAVIDIVRCMVDAGTAYAIMGNHELNAVHFHTKDPKSGEPARAHSAKNLKQHASFLQEFPLEAPKTTEVISWMMTLPLFIEFDAFRIVHACWNEAVIGELLKITKNGRLTDEQFLSAANKKSQLFSLVETTTKGPEATLPDDHVIYDKEGQGRSEVRLQWWNGTASTWKEIATSVPNLDQLPDSNLPASIKQSVYPPNSKPVFFGHYWMTGKPVLQTNNALCLDYSAGREGPLVSYQFDPVTTLLDLKNITIHS
- a CDS encoding DUF2779 domain-containing protein, translated to MRLTKSRFITALTCPTKLFYMADNNYANQSVEDTFLAALAEGGFQVGELAKQYFPDGVNIATLDATKAVNQTSELLKKENITIFEAAIKYENCFIRIDVLEKKGHLMKIHEVKAKSVDGNQPSQFLKRDGAPNSIWKKYLYDVAFQKWVCSRALPGHSIAANLMLADKSKRIAASGLNQKFRVHEVNGQKKVQVEGNILKAHLNPKILTSVNVDNICTGIFTATDHGLGVEETFDQMVRRFSSACEHGQLIQSQLGTHCGQCEFVCTKDNKLIGKQDGRSECFNRILGVDPSIFEKPTVFDLWNFRGKQKFIDDGIISLSDLTEEDIAVSSAAYGLSNSERQWLQVQKAKDNDDTEYLDLNGLKQEMDSWVYPLHFIDFETTMVAIPFGANRAPYEGIAFQFSHHTLDRDGTVRHAGEFLNVEPGYFPNYDFVRALKEELSQDDGSIFKYSNHENTYLNLIIKQLQTDAKPPHDAKELTAFIKSITQSPKKSEDVWLGERAMIDLLEVVKKFYFDPRTNGSNSIKYVLPSILNRSDFLQSKYSKPIYGSAKGIPSKNFKHQTWIKRSDDGFVSDPYGLLPKLFEEHLEQQVVLLSQDNELKNGGAALMAYARMQFEVMSDYEREELKRALLKYCELDTLAMVMIVEAWIDKLKWM
- a CDS encoding MFS transporter; its protein translation is MGRAWPILILLGFCQFCASWGSLAIIAVQVEMRSGLGVSAEDVAALVWAFSFSLAVGALVAQVLIGHWERRAVLFVSLALLGCGGMALGFAQNWEQAMAARVAMALGAASVMPTASVIAASLVTEAQRPAAMSVVFGGLTTSLVVALPISSAVAEAAGWRAAWFVAGGAAFVAAFGVVFGVSGGVRGTRASFTAMLAVLADRATSMTIATTLLLICGGFITYAMIAFWLIEVGEAPRTALTTALLAAGIASVIGNAFSSHLVRLLGRDGTILGGLAFTAVCFLILWAAPHFYWLSYPAFIFFGVGWALCLAPLQARLMETAGARAQLALALNASAFFGGQGLGAAGGGAVYEAYGPVALPIASVAVLSLATLLFFISKQTNPPSKAKTT